The proteins below come from a single Halomicroarcula saliterrae genomic window:
- a CDS encoding Lrp/AsnC ligand binding domain-containing protein, with translation MASAFIMIKTVAGKSEDLLAAVRDSEGITEAHIVAGQYDIIAEASGDEVYDVMQSVSTRVRDLDGVADTRTYICLE, from the coding sequence ATGGCATCCGCGTTCATCATGATCAAGACTGTCGCGGGCAAATCGGAGGACCTGCTGGCCGCTGTCCGGGACTCCGAGGGTATCACCGAGGCGCATATCGTGGCGGGACAGTACGACATCATCGCCGAAGCCAGCGGTGACGAGGTGTACGACGTGATGCAGTCGGTGTCGACTCGCGTGCGTGACCTGGACGGGGTCGCGGACACCAGGACGTACATCTGTCTGGAGTAG
- the tmk gene encoding dTMP kinase: MLVTLEGLDGSGKTTVLERLRADDALPADTAFTREPTDSWYGETVTRSIEDDDADSLAELFLYTADHAAHLTDTVRPALDDGRLVVSDRYSDSRYAYQGATLADSEWFDDPLAYVKQVHEPWTRPPDKTVYLDLDPETAATRSGATNKFETADYLADVRENYERLVDAEPDRFVRVDATASLDTVYERVREAVVD; the protein is encoded by the coding sequence ATGCTCGTCACGCTCGAAGGACTCGACGGCAGCGGCAAGACGACGGTCTTGGAGCGGCTCCGGGCCGACGACGCCCTGCCGGCCGACACCGCCTTCACCCGCGAACCGACCGACAGCTGGTACGGTGAGACCGTCACGCGCTCAATCGAGGACGACGACGCCGACTCGCTGGCCGAACTCTTCCTGTACACCGCCGACCACGCCGCCCACCTGACCGACACCGTCCGCCCCGCCCTCGACGACGGCCGGCTGGTCGTCTCCGACCGCTACTCGGACTCCCGATACGCCTACCAGGGGGCGACACTCGCCGACAGCGAGTGGTTCGACGACCCCCTGGCCTACGTCAAACAGGTCCACGAACCGTGGACCCGCCCGCCCGACAAGACCGTGTACCTCGACCTCGACCCGGAGACGGCCGCCACGCGGAGCGGCGCCACCAACAAGTTCGAGACCGCGGACTATCTCGCCGACGTCAGGGAGAACTACGAGCGGCTCGTCGACGCAGAGCCCGACCGGTTCGTCCGCGTCGACGCCACCGCGTCCCTCGACACCGTCTACGAGCGGGTCCGCGAGGCGGTTGTCGACTAG